Proteins found in one Flavobacterium channae genomic segment:
- a CDS encoding DoxX family protein — protein MNSKNISWILRLVISALFIVSAIAKLYPSPYFSISTFEVKQLYPLGFSEGFAPYFSRILIGIEFALGIAILLNHYLKKITIPATILLLSVFVVHLSYTTFVSGNSGNCGCFGELIPMTPVEAIIKNIIAIGLLVWLNKLLPKDGKSNFWLLKSVALGCILGLFMLAPIRPVEEVIESPISEVQENLGVVADSTSLLTVEIPETEVPTTNVPTVENPEVEVKKVEEAPKKVKSGYEKYFPGIDNDKKILCYFVPGCDHCMETAKEINEMRKKDKNFPPVYVIFMNEEPEKIPTFFEFAGTKFPYKLIDVIPFWTELGNGRDTPGVKYLWNGNEFTFYDGISDNKFNGAEFKKTIKKPLSELKK, from the coding sequence ATGAACTCGAAAAACATCTCTTGGATTTTACGCCTTGTTATTTCAGCCTTATTTATTGTTTCAGCAATTGCAAAATTATATCCTTCTCCTTATTTCTCAATCTCTACTTTTGAAGTAAAACAATTATATCCTCTTGGATTTTCAGAAGGTTTTGCACCGTATTTTTCTAGAATTTTAATCGGAATTGAATTTGCGCTTGGAATTGCAATTTTGTTAAATCATTATTTGAAAAAAATTACCATTCCTGCTACAATATTATTATTATCTGTATTTGTAGTTCACTTAAGTTATACCACTTTTGTTAGTGGAAATTCAGGGAACTGTGGTTGTTTTGGAGAATTAATTCCAATGACTCCTGTTGAAGCAATCATAAAAAATATCATCGCAATCGGATTGTTAGTTTGGCTAAATAAATTACTTCCAAAAGATGGAAAATCAAATTTTTGGTTATTAAAATCAGTCGCACTTGGTTGTATTCTAGGACTTTTCATGTTGGCTCCAATTCGCCCTGTTGAAGAAGTAATTGAAAGCCCAATTTCAGAAGTTCAAGAAAATTTAGGAGTTGTTGCAGATTCTACTTCGTTATTAACAGTTGAAATTCCAGAAACTGAAGTACCAACAACAAATGTTCCAACAGTTGAAAATCCTGAAGTTGAAGTAAAAAAAGTAGAAGAAGCTCCTAAAAAAGTAAAATCGGGATACGAAAAGTACTTTCCTGGAATTGATAACGACAAAAAAATTCTTTGCTATTTTGTTCCTGGTTGCGACCATTGTATGGAAACAGCTAAGGAAATCAACGAAATGCGTAAAAAGGATAAAAACTTCCCTCCTGTTTATGTTATTTTCATGAATGAAGAACCTGAGAAAATCCCAACATTCTTTGAATTCGCCGGAACAAAATTCCCATATAAATTAATTGATGTTATTCCTTTTTGGACAGAATTAGGAAACGGAAGAGATACTCCAGGTGTAAAATATTTGTGGAATGGAAATGAATTCACATTCTACGATGGAATTTCGGATAATAAATTCAATGGAGCCGAATTCAAGAAAACAATTAAAAAACCATTATCAGAATTAAAAAAATAA
- the truA gene encoding tRNA pseudouridine(38-40) synthase TruA, which yields MRYFIEFAYNGKNFHGFQSQPDASSVQETLEKALSTLFRETIAIVGAGRTDTGVHAKQMYAHFDTELVLDSDYWSHKLNSFLPPSIVVYRIMKVNEEAHARFDATSRTYEYYMHTFKDAFITEGSWYHFHPLDVDKMNKACKILFEYIDFECFSKVHTDVNTFNCKITEAHWKQSGNQLIFTITADRFLRNMVRAIVGTMVNIGLGKIEVADLRTIIESKNRGKAGFSVPAHGLYLVEVKYPYLKEREKINE from the coding sequence TTGAGATATTTTATCGAATTTGCATATAACGGAAAAAACTTTCATGGGTTTCAAAGTCAACCTGATGCCTCTTCTGTACAAGAAACTTTAGAGAAAGCACTTTCAACACTTTTTAGAGAAACTATCGCTATTGTTGGTGCCGGAAGAACAGATACAGGCGTTCATGCCAAGCAAATGTATGCTCATTTTGATACCGAATTGGTATTGGATTCTGATTATTGGTCGCACAAATTGAATTCGTTTTTACCGCCTTCCATTGTTGTTTATCGCATTATGAAAGTAAACGAAGAAGCGCATGCACGTTTTGATGCTACTTCGAGAACCTATGAATACTATATGCATACGTTTAAAGATGCTTTTATTACTGAAGGAAGTTGGTATCATTTTCATCCTTTAGATGTGGATAAAATGAATAAAGCTTGTAAAATTTTATTTGAATATATTGATTTTGAATGTTTTTCAAAAGTACATACTGATGTAAACACATTCAATTGTAAAATTACAGAAGCGCATTGGAAACAATCGGGAAATCAACTTATATTTACGATTACTGCTGATCGATTTTTACGCAATATGGTGAGAGCAATTGTTGGAACTATGGTCAATATTGGTTTAGGTAAAATTGAAGTTGCTGATTTACGTACAATAATTGAAAGCAAAAACAGAGGAAAAGCCGGATTTTCAGTTCCTGCACACGGTTTGTATTTAGTTGAAGTTAAATATCCGTATTTAAAAGAAAGAGAGAAAATTAATGAGTAA
- the tpiA gene encoding triose-phosphate isomerase, with product MRKNIVAGNWKMHKTQKETVALLEEIIAKKPNTTTEIIVAPTFVNLSKAVEITNGKGITVAAQNMHQAEGGAFTGEIAASMLTDIGVTTVILGHSERRAYFHETDGLLANKVDTALKHEMRVIFCFGEELKDRQINNHFNIVENQLRDGLFHLGKKDWANIVLAYEPVWAIGTGETASPEQAQEMHLFIRNLVEKVYGFDIADNLTILYGGSVKPDNAKEIFSKPDVDGGLIGGAALKADDFLAIVNGF from the coding sequence ATGAGAAAAAATATCGTTGCAGGAAACTGGAAAATGCACAAAACACAAAAAGAAACTGTTGCATTATTAGAAGAAATTATCGCAAAAAAACCAAATACAACTACTGAAATAATTGTTGCTCCTACATTTGTAAACTTGTCAAAAGCAGTTGAAATTACAAATGGAAAAGGAATTACAGTTGCAGCTCAAAATATGCACCAAGCAGAAGGTGGTGCTTTTACAGGAGAAATTGCAGCAAGTATGTTAACTGATATTGGAGTAACGACTGTTATTTTAGGTCATAGCGAAAGACGTGCTTATTTTCATGAAACTGATGGTTTATTAGCTAATAAAGTTGATACTGCTTTAAAACATGAAATGCGTGTTATTTTCTGTTTTGGTGAAGAATTAAAAGATCGTCAAATAAACAATCATTTTAATATTGTTGAAAATCAATTGCGCGATGGTTTATTCCATTTAGGGAAAAAAGATTGGGCAAATATTGTTCTAGCTTACGAACCTGTTTGGGCTATTGGAACAGGCGAAACAGCTTCTCCAGAACAAGCACAAGAAATGCACTTATTCATCAGAAACTTAGTTGAAAAAGTATACGGATTTGATATTGCAGACAATCTAACTATTTTATACGGAGGAAGTGTAAAACCTGATAATGCTAAAGAAATTTTCTCTAAACCTGATGTAGATGGTGGTTTAATTGGTGGTGCTGCATTAAAAGCAGACGACTTTTTAGCTATCGTGAATGGTTTTTAA
- a CDS encoding TonB-dependent receptor, producing the protein MVTDIKVRGDKVIEQIPSIKDKALRINLNENIYGTFAEIGAGQETVRNFFRAGASSGTIAKAMSAYDKDFSDAIYGIEDDGRYVTESRLRKMLTHEINLVEQRLSRDKHPNKLFFSYANTVATIDFAKQFKGHGWVGIVYQVEPDEDYNEIILHIRFKENDAKLQQETLGILGVNLIYGAFYKYNDPKKLLRYLYDHLDKDQLEIDTINFSGPRFANVDNRLMSLQLVKNGMTDAVMFGPDGKNILPAAVLYKKNILALRGSFRPVTKVNMNMYKKSYDMFIQENKVDKENTFVVFEITLSNLKAEGEIDERDFLDRAELLCKLGQTVMISNFQEYFKVVEYFSNYSKARMGLAMGVNNLVEIFDEKYYRHLSGGILEAFGKLFYRDLKVYLYPMKDENGTIITSENLKVHPRMKELYKFFKFNGKVIDIKDFDEKNLEIFSRQVLKMICKGESGWENMLPEGTADIIKKEKLFSYACEVDLKEKEEIK; encoded by the coding sequence ATGGTTACAGATATTAAAGTTCGTGGAGATAAAGTTATTGAACAGATCCCATCAATAAAAGATAAAGCGCTTCGTATAAACCTAAATGAAAATATTTACGGAACCTTTGCAGAAATTGGTGCTGGACAAGAAACTGTTCGTAATTTCTTTAGAGCCGGAGCGTCTTCAGGAACTATTGCGAAAGCAATGTCTGCCTACGATAAAGACTTTAGTGATGCCATTTATGGTATTGAAGATGATGGAAGATATGTTACGGAAAGTCGTTTACGTAAAATGCTTACCCATGAAATCAATCTTGTAGAGCAACGTTTAAGTAGAGACAAACACCCAAATAAATTATTCTTTAGTTACGCAAATACAGTAGCAACTATTGATTTTGCAAAACAATTTAAAGGTCATGGTTGGGTTGGAATCGTTTACCAAGTTGAACCAGATGAAGATTACAACGAAATTATTCTTCACATCCGTTTCAAAGAAAACGATGCCAAATTACAACAAGAAACTTTAGGTATTTTAGGAGTAAACTTAATTTATGGCGCTTTCTACAAATACAACGATCCAAAAAAATTACTTCGTTATTTATACGATCATTTAGATAAAGACCAATTAGAGATTGACACTATTAACTTCTCAGGTCCTCGTTTTGCTAATGTAGACAATCGTTTAATGAGTTTACAATTGGTTAAAAACGGAATGACAGATGCCGTAATGTTTGGTCCAGATGGAAAAAACATTTTACCTGCAGCAGTTTTATACAAAAAGAATATTTTAGCATTAAGAGGAAGTTTTAGACCAGTAACAAAGGTAAATATGAACATGTATAAGAAATCTTATGATATGTTCATACAAGAAAACAAAGTAGACAAAGAAAATACTTTTGTTGTTTTCGAAATTACCCTTTCTAACCTTAAAGCTGAAGGAGAAATAGATGAAAGAGATTTCTTAGACAGAGCAGAATTACTTTGTAAGTTAGGACAAACCGTAATGATCTCTAATTTTCAAGAATACTTTAAAGTAGTAGAATATTTCTCTAATTATTCTAAAGCTCGTATGGGATTAGCTATGGGAGTAAACAATTTAGTTGAAATATTTGACGAAAAATACTATCGCCATTTATCTGGTGGAATCTTAGAAGCATTCGGAAAATTATTCTACAGAGACTTAAAAGTGTATTTATATCCAATGAAAGATGAAAATGGTACTATCATTACATCTGAAAACTTAAAAGTTCATCCAAGAATGAAAGAGTTGTATAAATTCTTTAAATTCAATGGAAAAGTTATTGATATAAAAGATTTTGATGAAAAGAATTTAGAGATTTTCTCAAGACAAGTTCTTAAAATGATTTGCAAAGGCGAAAGCGGATGGGAAAATATGTTACCTGAAGGAACTGCAGATATTATTAAGAAAGAAAAATTATTTTCTTATGCTTGCGAAGTTGATTTGAAAGAAAAGGAAGAAATTAAATAA
- the folP gene encoding dihydropteroate synthase: MNINCNGILVDLSTPKVMGILNVTPNSFYDGGKHKEINSIIHQVDKMLTEEADFIDIGAYSSKPSAEFVSDSEEINRLLPIINELVATFPNIILSVDTFRANVAKAAVEHGVAIVNDIAAGLLDDKMLETVAELKVPYIMMHMRGNPQTMQSLVEYDDIVKEMIFYFSERISKARSFGISDIVIDPGFGLFAKTLEQNYDVLNKLELFSTLELPLLAGVSRKSMIYKVLENTPQDALNGTTVINTIALQKGAKILRVHDVKEAVECVKLINKLNK; this comes from the coding sequence ATGAACATCAATTGCAACGGAATATTAGTTGATTTATCGACTCCTAAAGTAATGGGAATTTTGAATGTGACGCCTAATTCGTTTTACGATGGTGGAAAACATAAAGAGATTAATTCTATTATTCATCAGGTGGATAAAATGTTGACTGAAGAAGCTGATTTTATTGATATTGGTGCTTATTCGAGTAAACCAAGTGCTGAGTTTGTTTCCGATTCCGAAGAAATTAATCGTCTGTTGCCAATTATTAACGAATTGGTTGCTACTTTTCCTAATATCATTTTATCGGTTGATACTTTTAGAGCTAATGTTGCCAAAGCTGCTGTTGAACATGGAGTTGCAATTGTGAATGATATTGCGGCAGGTTTATTAGATGATAAAATGTTGGAAACCGTTGCCGAACTAAAAGTTCCGTATATCATGATGCATATGAGAGGAAATCCTCAAACCATGCAAAGTCTTGTGGAATATGATGATATTGTAAAAGAAATGATATTCTATTTTTCGGAACGAATTAGCAAGGCAAGAAGTTTTGGGATTTCTGATATTGTAATCGATCCAGGATTTGGATTATTTGCTAAAACATTGGAACAAAATTATGACGTTTTAAATAAATTAGAATTGTTTTCAACTTTAGAATTGCCTTTGTTAGCAGGAGTTTCAAGAAAATCGATGATTTATAAAGTTTTAGAAAACACACCTCAAGATGCACTAAACGGAACAACTGTTATCAATACAATTGCTTTGCAAAAAGGAGCTAAAATCCTACGTGTTCATGATGTAAAAGAAGCGGTTGAATGTGTAAAATTAATTAACAAATTGAATAAATGA
- a CDS encoding metallophosphoesterase family protein: MKKILLLSDTHSHIDDAILKYVNQADEVWHAGDIGDLAVTDAIKKIKPLRGVYGNIDDDKARMEFPLHNRFFCEGVDVWITHIGGYPDKYNQSIRAEITKNPPKLFISGHSHILKVQFDKKLNLLHMNPGACGKYGFHQVRTMLRFEIEGDKIQSLEIIELGKK, translated from the coding sequence ATGAAGAAAATCCTTTTGTTATCCGATACCCACAGCCATATAGATGATGCTATTTTGAAATATGTTAACCAAGCTGACGAAGTTTGGCATGCTGGCGATATTGGCGATTTGGCGGTTACAGATGCTATTAAAAAGATAAAACCACTTCGTGGAGTTTATGGCAATATTGATGATGACAAAGCCCGAATGGAATTTCCCTTGCATAATCGTTTCTTTTGTGAAGGAGTAGATGTGTGGATTACACATATTGGTGGTTATCCAGATAAATACAATCAATCAATTAGAGCAGAAATTACTAAAAATCCACCAAAACTATTTATTAGTGGGCATTCGCATATTTTAAAAGTCCAATTTGATAAAAAGTTGAATTTACTTCACATGAATCCGGGTGCTTGTGGAAAATATGGTTTTCATCAGGTGAGAACTATGTTGCGATTTGAAATAGAAGGCGACAAAATCCAAAGTTTAGAAATAATTGAACTAGGGAAGAAGTAG
- a CDS encoding DUF1801 domain-containing protein: MNPDIQDYNNARTTEEQLICNLLANEISKHLPEAENKIWHAHPVWFLDGNPIVGYSKQKEGIRLLFWSGKSFEEGKLNVLGAKFQDASIFYNSVNEIDTTDLENWLQKAKEIQWDYKNIVKRKGVLERLK, from the coding sequence ATGAATCCAGATATTCAAGACTATAACAACGCCAGAACAACAGAAGAACAACTCATTTGCAATCTGTTAGCAAATGAAATTAGCAAACATTTACCCGAGGCTGAAAATAAAATTTGGCATGCGCATCCGGTTTGGTTTTTAGACGGAAATCCCATTGTAGGCTATAGTAAACAAAAAGAAGGAATACGATTGTTATTTTGGAGCGGAAAATCTTTTGAAGAAGGCAAACTAAATGTTTTGGGAGCAAAATTTCAAGACGCTTCTATATTTTACAATTCGGTTAATGAAATCGATACTACCGATTTAGAAAATTGGCTGCAAAAAGCAAAAGAAATTCAGTGGGATTACAAGAATATTGTAAAACGTAAAGGCGTTTTAGAAAGACTAAAATAA
- a CDS encoding DUF4293 domain-containing protein has translation MLQRIQTVYMAISAVVMGALPFVFSLWTTNDKKEVFFTSSLLYIAFFVVSALLAIFSIINFKKRQHQFVLNRLNMIFNFILLGFFVYRSLNLSGEIVVSEKGIGMFLPAISIVLLVLANKAIKKDEDLVKSVDRLR, from the coding sequence ATGTTACAAAGAATTCAAACGGTTTATATGGCAATCAGCGCAGTTGTGATGGGAGCTTTACCATTTGTTTTTTCTTTATGGACGACAAATGATAAAAAAGAAGTATTTTTTACTTCATCATTATTATATATTGCTTTTTTTGTAGTTTCGGCTTTATTAGCAATTTTTAGTATTATTAATTTTAAAAAGAGACAACATCAATTTGTGTTAAACAGATTGAACATGATATTTAACTTTATTTTACTAGGATTTTTTGTGTATCGCTCGCTAAACTTATCCGGAGAAATTGTAGTTTCTGAGAAGGGTATTGGGATGTTTCTTCCTGCAATTTCTATCGTTTTATTAGTCTTGGCAAACAAGGCAATAAAAAAGGACGAAGATCTCGTAAAATCTGTTGATCGATTACGATAA
- the rlmH gene encoding 23S rRNA (pseudouridine(1915)-N(3))-methyltransferase RlmH — protein sequence MNIRLIAIGKTDNKSLQTLIDDYTKRLSFYVKFDLEIIPDIKNVKNLSEAQQKKKEGELILSKIGPTDQLILLDENGKTFSSVGFSDFLQKKMNAGIKTLVFVIGGPYGFSETVYQKAQGKVSLSEMTFSHQMVRLFIIEQIYRGFTILRNEPYHHQ from the coding sequence ATGAATATTCGCTTAATAGCTATCGGTAAAACTGATAATAAATCCTTACAAACATTAATTGACGATTATACAAAACGCTTGTCATTTTATGTGAAATTTGATTTGGAAATTATTCCAGATATCAAAAACGTTAAGAATTTATCCGAAGCGCAACAAAAAAAAAAAGAAGGCGAATTGATTTTATCTAAAATTGGTCCAACAGATCAGTTAATTCTATTGGATGAAAATGGTAAAACATTTAGTAGTGTTGGTTTTTCCGACTTTTTGCAAAAGAAAATGAACGCCGGAATCAAAACATTAGTTTTTGTAATAGGTGGTCCTTATGGCTTTAGTGAAACTGTCTACCAAAAAGCACAAGGAAAAGTTTCGCTATCTGAAATGACTTTTTCACATCAAATGGTACGCTTATTTATAATCGAACAAATTTATAGAGGATTTACGATTTTGAGAAACGAACCGTATCATCATCAGTAA
- a CDS encoding four helix bundle protein produces MSEKRFDLEDRTLEFAIACRIYIGKLPKTISNIEDSKQLVRASGSIGANYIEANESLSKKDFVFRLKISRKESKEAVYWLNILNRINPEFKSETDQLIKEGNELKLIFSSIIEKYKV; encoded by the coding sequence ATGAGTGAAAAAAGATTCGATCTAGAAGATAGAACCCTTGAATTTGCGATAGCTTGCAGAATTTACATCGGTAAATTACCCAAGACAATTTCAAATATCGAAGATTCAAAACAATTAGTTAGAGCATCAGGTTCAATTGGAGCAAATTACATCGAAGCCAATGAATCATTGAGTAAAAAAGATTTTGTTTTTAGATTGAAAATTTCGAGAAAGGAAAGTAAAGAAGCTGTATATTGGTTAAATATTTTAAACAGAATAAACCCTGAATTTAAATCCGAAACTGATCAACTGATAAAAGAAGGAAATGAATTAAAGTTGATTTTTTCATCAATAATTGAAAAATATAAAGTTTAG
- a CDS encoding DUF1599 domain-containing protein produces MSNTSQQYDKVIAICRDLFSKKAHDYGTAWRILRLPSLTDQIFIKAQRIRSLQENEIRKVDEDETSEFIGIINYCAMALIQMEKGVATQPDMTADEAIELYNQKIAETKALMENKNHDYGEAWRDMRVSSLTDLILQKLLRVKQIEDNKGKTLVSEGIDANYQDMINYSVFALILMGNK; encoded by the coding sequence ATGTCGAATACTTCTCAACAATATGATAAAGTTATAGCGATTTGTCGCGATTTATTTTCTAAAAAAGCACATGATTACGGTACTGCTTGGCGCATTTTACGCTTGCCTTCTTTAACTGATCAAATCTTTATAAAAGCGCAAAGAATAAGAAGTTTACAAGAAAACGAAATTCGAAAAGTAGATGAAGATGAAACTTCGGAATTCATTGGAATTATCAATTATTGCGCAATGGCTTTAATTCAAATGGAAAAAGGTGTAGCTACACAACCTGACATGACAGCAGATGAAGCCATTGAATTGTACAACCAAAAAATTGCGGAAACTAAAGCGTTAATGGAAAATAAAAACCATGATTATGGTGAAGCTTGGCGCGATATGAGAGTAAGTAGTTTAACCGATTTAATTTTACAAAAACTATTACGCGTTAAACAAATTGAAGATAACAAAGGAAAAACATTGGTTTCTGAAGGGATTGATGCCAATTATCAAGATATGATAAACTATTCTGTTTTCGCTTTAATATTGATGGGAAACAAATAA
- a CDS encoding TlpA family protein disulfide reductase, with protein sequence MKKIFVLTTMLISILGCAQKEETSFKNESLEYVLKTTEDNPITFQEILKKHEGKTIFIEIWASWCSDCIKAMPEVKKLNQTYNKDVVFVNLSFDKTVEKWIQGIDKYEVEGENYFIGDNMKGTFGKSLNVDWIPRYLIVDKTGKIVLYRAIEKDFDTIKEVLNKVK encoded by the coding sequence ATGAAAAAAATATTCGTTTTAACTACTATGCTAATCAGCATTTTAGGATGTGCTCAAAAAGAAGAAACAAGCTTTAAAAATGAAAGTCTGGAATATGTTTTAAAAACAACTGAAGATAACCCAATTACATTTCAAGAAATCTTAAAAAAACATGAAGGAAAAACGATATTCATAGAAATATGGGCTTCATGGTGTTCTGATTGTATAAAAGCAATGCCAGAAGTAAAAAAATTAAACCAAACTTATAATAAAGATGTTGTTTTTGTAAACTTATCTTTTGATAAAACAGTTGAAAAATGGATTCAAGGAATCGATAAATATGAAGTAGAAGGCGAAAATTATTTCATTGGTGATAATATGAAAGGAACTTTTGGAAAATCATTAAATGTTGATTGGATTCCAAGATATTTAATTGTAGACAAAACAGGTAAAATTGTTTTGTATCGAGCTATTGAAAAAGATTTTGATACAATAAAAGAAGTATTAAACAAGGTTAAATAA
- the rho gene encoding transcription termination factor Rho, with protein sequence MFDIEVLKEMKLSDLQEIAKVAKINKYRSLKKDDLVYQILDLQAAKPEVIKSELPTDKKADQPKEKRARILPKKEASQAPKIQKDLFSKPLKDLPEEVVPVKEEKVVEEIKTTEAKAAAPKSNDKLPRKDFKNKKPLPKEVTKEEVTTATTETATPTEVSQTDKNLPKSPNHKANQNNPNHPDYKKNLAPEGTNGNNGNTNKNQNPHQNKKPNFREPDYEFDGIIESEGVLEMMPDGYGFLRSSDYNYLASPDDIYLSTSQIRLFGLKTGDTVKGVVRPPKEGEKYFPLVKVLKINGHDPQVVRDRIAFDHLTPIFPKEKFNLAERNSTISTRIIDLFSPIGKGQRGMIVAQPKTGKTMLLKDVANAIAANHPEVYLIVLLIDERPEEVTDMQRSVRGEVIASTFDREPQEHVKIANIVLEKAKRLVECGHDVVILLDSITRLARAYNTVQPASGKVLSGGVDANALQKPKRFFGAARNVENGGSLSIIATALTETGSKMDEVIFEEFKGTGNMELQLDRRIANKRIFPAIDLVSSSTRRDDLLLDENTIQRMWIMRKYLADMNPVEAMDFIHDRFKKTRNNEEFLISMNE encoded by the coding sequence ATGTTTGATATTGAAGTATTAAAAGAGATGAAACTCTCTGATTTGCAAGAGATTGCGAAAGTAGCTAAGATCAATAAATACCGATCTCTTAAAAAAGATGATTTGGTCTATCAGATTTTAGATTTACAAGCTGCTAAACCCGAAGTTATAAAATCGGAATTACCTACTGATAAAAAAGCAGACCAACCTAAAGAAAAACGAGCAAGAATTCTTCCCAAAAAAGAAGCAAGTCAAGCGCCAAAAATTCAAAAAGATTTATTTTCTAAACCTTTAAAAGATTTACCAGAAGAAGTAGTTCCGGTAAAAGAAGAAAAAGTAGTTGAGGAAATAAAAACTACAGAAGCAAAAGCAGCAGCTCCAAAATCTAATGATAAGTTACCTCGTAAAGATTTTAAAAACAAAAAGCCTTTACCAAAAGAAGTTACAAAAGAAGAAGTAACAACTGCAACTACAGAAACAGCTACTCCAACTGAAGTTTCTCAAACAGATAAAAATCTGCCTAAAAGTCCAAATCATAAGGCAAATCAAAATAATCCCAATCATCCTGATTACAAAAAGAATTTAGCTCCAGAAGGAACTAATGGTAACAATGGGAATACTAATAAAAATCAAAACCCACATCAAAATAAAAAACCAAATTTCAGAGAACCTGATTATGAGTTCGACGGAATTATCGAAAGTGAAGGTGTTTTAGAAATGATGCCAGACGGATACGGATTTTTACGTTCGTCTGATTATAACTATTTAGCGTCTCCTGATGATATTTATTTGTCAACATCACAAATTCGTTTGTTCGGATTAAAAACTGGTGATACAGTAAAAGGAGTAGTGCGCCCACCAAAAGAAGGAGAAAAATATTTCCCTTTGGTAAAAGTATTAAAAATCAATGGTCATGATCCACAAGTTGTTCGCGATAGAATTGCTTTTGATCATTTAACGCCAATCTTTCCAAAAGAGAAATTCAATTTAGCAGAACGTAATAGTACCATTTCAACTCGTATTATCGATTTGTTTTCTCCAATAGGAAAAGGACAACGTGGTATGATTGTAGCCCAACCAAAAACGGGTAAAACCATGTTGTTGAAAGATGTTGCCAATGCAATTGCTGCTAATCATCCAGAAGTTTATCTTATTGTTTTATTAATTGATGAACGTCCTGAAGAGGTAACAGACATGCAACGTAGCGTGCGTGGAGAAGTTATTGCTTCTACTTTCGATAGAGAGCCACAAGAACACGTTAAGATTGCTAATATTGTTTTAGAAAAAGCAAAACGTTTAGTAGAATGTGGTCATGATGTAGTGATTTTATTAGACTCGATTACACGTTTAGCAAGAGCTTACAATACGGTACAACCAGCATCTGGAAAGGTATTGAGTGGAGGTGTTGATGCGAATGCATTACAAAAACCAAAACGTTTCTTTGGAGCGGCTCGTAATGTAGAAAACGGTGGTTCGTTGAGTATTATTGCAACCGCATTAACAGAAACAGGTTCTAAAATGGACGAAGTTATCTTTGAAGAATTCAAAGGAACAGGAAACATGGAATTACAGTTGGACAGAAGAATTGCCAACAAACGTATTTTCCCTGCAATTGACTTGGTTTCTTCAAGTACGCGTCGTGATGACTTATTATTAGACGAAAACACCATTCAAAGAATGTGGATTATGCGTAAATACTTAGCTGATATGAACCCAGTAGAAGCTATGGATTTCATCCACGACCGTTTCAAGAAAACAAGAAACAACGAAGAATTCTTAATTTCAATGAATGAATAA